The DNA window TGGATCCATACTGCATTTGAAACTGGTACCTGCAATACCAACTTAAACAAAATCAATCTTTTCAATCAAGGCCTTAACCCaaatcatattttgatttttacttTCTAGCTGTCTAGCACCATACCCACATCCTTCTGGTAACTTTAGTTTCTGGCAGTTAAACCACGAATCTCCAGTCTCGGCAATCACAGCACTATCACCAGAAAGCATCTTCTGTATGTGCTGAAACATCACATTCACCCTTAATGGCTCCCCTTCTTCACATTTTAATGGAACTCCATCTTGAACGAAGATTCTTTTATAGTTCTCGTAAGCCGTGGTGTTCTTTGTAACCCTTTTGGCCAGTGCTGTTAAGAAATCTGTCATGCGAATGCAGCCGAACGCGTGGCCGTTGCTGATCACCACACGATCGGGCTGCACGATGATCGCCTTCTCCTTCCGGAGAAGGAGGGAGTATCCGACTGAGCTGTAGTCGTTGAAGATGGGTCCTACGAAGATGTAAGCGTCCGCTGACTCCACTATCTCGCCGCAGAAGGCGGTACCCACCGCTCCCCAGTAAGTGCCGATGAAATGGGGATGGGTCTCGGGGACAAGTCCTTTGGCTGATGGCATCACGGCTAATGCATAGCCTGATGCATCTGCTAGCTCGACTAATGCTTCGCAGGCCTTGGCCACACGGAGCTTAGGCCCTCCGACTAACACTGGCTTGACCGCCTTGTCTAGAAAAGCCACGGCCGCCTCGACTGCCGCTTCAAGCCCTTGAGCGTTGCTCAATCTGCAGCAGCAAGATTAATTAGGGATAATACGTAGGGGCATTTATTGTAGGTGGGTGATCAAATGAGAGAATTAGTTACCGGGGCGTGATGGCAAACGGAATGGGGATTCTGCTGAAAGATGGGTGAGGGATGGAAGGCAAATTGCAGCTGATGCTAATATAGACTGGTTTGCTTTCTTTAAGAGCGGTTGAAATGGCCGTGTCAATTTGCTCATGGGCATCTTCAATATTGTTCACAACTGCTTGATAACAAGTTACAGTCTGGAAACATCGGAGCTCTTGGCTAAAATCGGGCAAGCCTATCGTGTGATGCAGAATCCGATTGGTGCCGTAATCGTTCGTATTCGGTCCACCGACTATACAAATCACCGGAAGATTCTCGCTGTATGCGCCGGCGATGGCGTTCAGTATGCTGAGGCCGCCAACGGTGAATGTGACCACACAAGCGCCAAGGCCGCGATACCTAGCGTACCCATCAGCGGCATATCCTGCGTTGAGCTCGTTGCAGCAACCGATGTTTTTAAGCTTTGGTTCAGCGATGAGGTGGTCGAGGAGGGTGAGATTGAAGTCTCCGGGAACGGTGAAAACGTCGCTGATGCCGATCTCTACTAGACGCCGTGCGAGGTGGCGGCCAAGGGTGGATTCCGACGAGGCGACGTGGGACCCTTGTATGGAGACGGCTCCGTTCTGACCGGTATGGGAAACGCAGCCGTTTTCAGAGTTGGATGAACTCATTGGCGGAATTGTTAATCGAACGTGAGAATAGTTCTAGATCCTTTGATTATTATGCATATGATGTATGAAtgaatgtgtatatatatatggagagaGAAAGATGGGTATATAGTGGGTGCGAGTGATGATAGTTTTGATCTTGAAATGAGGCTGTTGATTGAGAGTGGAGCGCAGGCCAAGGAGGTTTCTGCTATTTTCATGGGAGATGAACttcttcccatttttttttattatcaataaataaaatttgaaaataagcTTTTTAAATGAACTTGATATGTAGGCTTAAGCTGATCAACTTTTTTGGTTAAACTAATAaccaataatataatattgaagactcactttttatttcattatttcccTTAATAATGTATTAATTCTGCTACACAATAATAGGAAGAGCCCACATAGAAGGAACAAAAAGTAATGTAACTATGAACAGCCAATTATACATgtgataactttttttttttttttttgacaccTTTAACTTCAAATTCCGAAATCTAAAGGGTCATTATGCCAAACTTTCCTAGCTCATCTCTATTGAGGCTCGTCTTTCTAACAAACTTGTCTCTTTTTGTTGGTCCCTTGTGGATTTTTCTGTACTTCATGGAGCTTTCCCCTCCCCTGAACCGTTATTCAATTCTTACTTTTGACCAACCAAGAGAATTGTAAATGATGCAGAGATGATTGATCTTTATTGCTTTTATAATTACCAACCTTCAAATCAAatactcttaaaaaaaattaattagaaaccGCGTTTATCTATATTTAAGAACACTTATTTTAATCACTAATATCTTTTGTTTCCAATTGACCtctcaacattattatttatgtttgagaATATCACTCGAATAGAAGCGATATTCTTAGCTTAGTCCCTacttgtttattaaaatatgtcaCATCAACTTTATGATGGGATCAatgttttcttcctttctcaaaAGATTTACTATTTATCTTGAGTAAGAGACTGaggagttttatttatttatgtgagACTGAACCTGCAAACATGTAGGTTGCCTACGTATCTCCTCTCCTTTATTtttctgcatgagaagaataagGTCTCCGTAGTTCAGACATGAGTCTTTTGTCCATGTTGCCAATTATACAAAACTTGGGATTGGTTTTGTTAAAATAAGTTTCTTTCAAGGTCGAGCTTGAAATCGTTCTACGCGtagcttgatattatacaaaatatcttttaagtgcGTCGAGATTATTTGGTGCAATTAACTCTACGCCTTCTATTGTAAATAGGTGGACAACTCCTCCAAAAAGGATATTTCTTGATTaggaagggtccttcccattgggGTCGAAATTTTCGCCTATGGTCTAGGACTTCACGAGTTCGTCTAAGAACTATATC is part of the Impatiens glandulifera chromosome 1, dImpGla2.1, whole genome shotgun sequence genome and encodes:
- the LOC124920807 gene encoding pyruvate decarboxylase 2-like, whose amino-acid sequence is MSSSNSENGCVSHTGQNGAVSIQGSHVASSESTLGRHLARRLVEIGISDVFTVPGDFNLTLLDHLIAEPKLKNIGCCNELNAGYAADGYARYRGLGACVVTFTVGGLSILNAIAGAYSENLPVICIVGGPNTNDYGTNRILHHTIGLPDFSQELRCFQTVTCYQAVVNNIEDAHEQIDTAISTALKESKPVYISISCNLPSIPHPSFSRIPIPFAITPRLSNAQGLEAAVEAAVAFLDKAVKPVLVGGPKLRVAKACEALVELADASGYALAVMPSAKGLVPETHPHFIGTYWGAVGTAFCGEIVESADAYIFVGPIFNDYSSVGYSLLLRKEKAIIVQPDRVVISNGHAFGCIRMTDFLTALAKRVTKNTTAYENYKRIFVQDGVPLKCEEGEPLRVNVMFQHIQKMLSGDSAVIAETGDSWFNCQKLKLPEGCGYQFQMQYGSIGWSVGATLGYAQAAQEKRVIACIGDGSFQVTAQDISTMIRCEQKTIIFLINNGGYTIEVEIHDGPYNVIKNWNYTALVDAIHNEEGNCWTAKVRTEEELVESIAMATGEKRDCLCFIEVIVHKDDTSKELLEWGSRVCNANSRPPNPQ